TTGTCGACTTCCTGAATAGAAATTTTCCTGCATATGTGGATACCGGGCTGAACCTGGTGGATGTGGTCGAGGTGGCGCGGATGCATGTCGTCGCGCTCGAGCGTGGAACTCCTGGGGAGCGATACATCCTTGGTGGAGAGAACCTTACGCTGAAGCAGATTCTGGATCGTATGTCGGCGATTACGGGGCTTCCTTCTCCGACGATGAAGGTGCCGCATGCGGTGGCGATGGCCTTTGCCTTCTTTGATGAAAACGTTACTGGCAAGTTGAGGGGCAAGGAGCCTCGTGCGACCGTCGAGGCTGTTCGAATGGGAAAGAAGATGATGTTTGCCTCTTCGGCGAAGGCAGAGCGGGATCTGGGATTTCAGGTGCTGCCTGTTTATAGTGCGTTGCGAGCGGCGATTGAGTGGTTCGTCGCCCATGGATATGCGCCGCCACTGGATGGACAGGCGGCATGAAGGGAAACATCGCGATTATTGCTGCGCTTGAAGGGGAACTGAAGCCGCTGGTTCGCGGTCGAGGTGCAGGGAGTTGGAAGCGGAGAGATTCGGGTAAAGGATGTTCGGTGTGGGAGTACCGCCATGCGAATGGGTGCTGGATTGCCGCGTGCGCGGGCATGGGGGAAGTGAGGGCTGCTGTGGCCTTTGCTGAAGCGGAGAAGGTTGCTGCGGTTGACGCTGTTTGCTCGGTGGGATGGGCGGGTGCTCTGAATGGAGCTACTGCGGCGGAATCCGTTTCAGGCGTCTCTTTAGTTATCGATACAAAGACCGGAGAACGGTTTCGGCCGACGGATTTTCAGCCATCTTGGCCAGTGTTGGCAACTACGACGCAAGTAGCTGATGAGCGCGAGAAGAAGCGGTTAGCTGCAAGCTACGGAGCGGGGCTTGTGGATATGGAAGCAGCGACGATTGCCCGGACTGCTTTGAGAAAAGGCATTCCGTTCTATTGCTTTAAGGCCGTATCGGATGATGCCAATGCGCGGTTGCCAGACTTGAATCCGTTTGTCGCAGAGAATGGGCGGTTAAAGATGCCTGCGTTTTTGGCGCATGTTGCGATGCGGCCTGGATCGTGGTCGGCTTTGATGAAGTTGGGAAGACATAGTTCTGCCGCGGCTAAGAATTTGGCAGAGGCGCTCTATGAATGGTTGGATGAGAGTGGTTCGGTGCGCAGATCGAGCGGCGACTACACTGAGAAGCAGAGATAAGGATCGGTTGATGTCACACATTATTCCTGAGACGATGCGTGCTGCGGTCTATCGCGGTGTAGATGATGTTCGGATTGAGACGATCGCGGTA
The nucleotide sequence above comes from Tunturibacter empetritectus. Encoded proteins:
- a CDS encoding nucleoside phosphorylase, with protein sequence MKGNIAIIAALEGELKPLVRGRGAGSWKRRDSGKGCSVWEYRHANGCWIAACAGMGEVRAAVAFAEAEKVAAVDAVCSVGWAGALNGATAAESVSGVSLVIDTKTGERFRPTDFQPSWPVLATTTQVADEREKKRLAASYGAGLVDMEAATIARTALRKGIPFYCFKAVSDDANARLPDLNPFVAENGRLKMPAFLAHVAMRPGSWSALMKLGRHSSAAAKNLAEALYEWLDESGSVRRSSGDYTEKQR